GTTTGCTAAATGAATTCGAGGATAGTGACAATGTACAGTTAGTAGATGATTGTATTAAGTCAATTCATTTAGCACATTTAAAGGATTTGTATGAAAAGCATAGATTACGAGCAGATCAATTAGAACGTATGGGGGATGAAGGCTTTTTGCAGGAATTGGCGGAAAGTCAACGAATAAAATATGAGATTAATAAGATGTATGATTGATGGGGTAGATAGATTTATGAATACAATGAAAAATTCTATATTTGCAGTGAAAGGAGGGATTTAAATGGCAGATAAGAAAACGGCATCATCGGCGCATGTAAATAATGAAGTTGTGGAAAAGTTACTTGCGAAAGGGAAGAAACATGGCGGAGTGTTAACTTATAGTGAAATTATGGATGCACTTCAAAGTGAAGATTTATCTCCAGATGAAATTGATGATATGTATGAGGTTTTTTCGAGTAAAGGGATTGAGATTGTTGATGAAGGACATGATTCGGAAAGACTTGATGATAATGATGACGTAAACTTAGATGATCATGGAAATGATGATACAGATATTGATTTAAGTATTCCAGAGGGTATTAGTATAGATGATCCAGTAAGAATGTATCTAAAAGAAATCGGTAGAGTACCTCTTTTAACTGCAGAAGAAGAAATTCGTTTGGCGAAGCGCATGGAAGAAGGCGATGAGGAGGCAAAACGACGTTTAGCAGAGGCAAATTTACGTCTAGTAGTAAGTATTGCGAAACGTTATGTTGGACGCGGAATGCTATTTTTGGATTTAATTCAAGAAGGGAATCTTGGTTTAATTAAAGCCGTTGAGAAGTTTGACTATAATAAAGGATATAAATTTAGTACGTATGCAACGTGGTGGATTCGTCAAGCAATTACGCGTGCGATTGCTGACCAGGCAAGAACGATTCGTATTCCTGTACACATGGTGGAAACAATTAATAAATTAATTCGTGTATCACGTCAGCTTTTACAGGAACTTGGTAGAGAACCATTGCCTGAGGAAATTGCTAAACAAATGGGAATAGCTGTAGAGCGAGTACGTGAAATCATGAAAATCGCTCAAGAACCAGTTTCATTAGAAACGCCAATTGGCGAAGAAGAAGATTCTCATTTAGGTGACTTTATTGAAGACCAGGATGCACCAGCACCGGCTGAAGCTGCTTCCTTTATGCTACTAAAAGAACAATTAGAAGAAGTTCTAGAAACTCTTACGCCAAGGGAAGAAAAAGTTCTTCGATTACGTTTTGGATTAGATGATGGAAGAGCTAGAACACTTGAAGAAGTTGGGCAAAATTTTGGGGTAACTCGTGAACGTATTCGTCAAATTGAAGCGAAAGCTTTAAGAAAGTTACGTCATCCAAGTAGAAGTAAGAAATTAAAAGATTTCTTAGAATAAATATACTAGTAAAAAAGTTGCTAAGTATATGGCTAGATGCTTGACAAGATATTTTCGTTTATGTATAATATTTCTTGTTGGCAACATTCCTTGATAGCTCAGTTGGTAGAGCAATCGGCTGTTAACCGATCGGTCGTAGGTTCGAGTCCTACTCAAGGAGCCAATTTTTTGGGCCTATAGCTCAGCGGTAGAGCAACCGGCTCATAACCGGTTGGTCCCTGGTTCGATCCCAGGTGGGCCCACCATTTTGAGTGAAATGGTATCGGTTAAAATTCTATATGGGCGATTAGCTCAGCTGGGAGAGCGCCTGCCTTACAAGCAGGATGTCAGCAGTTCGATCCTGTTATCGCCCACCATGTATGAATTGATAATGCAAAGCTTTTGAGCTTTGCATTTTTTAGTATATCACCGTTTGGGGGATGAAAGATGAAATTAGGAAATCGTTTAATGGCAGTTGCGAATTTTGTGGAAAAAAACTGTGTTATTGCTGATATAGGAACAGATCATGCTTATTTGCCGATTTATTTAGTTGAAGAAAAAATCGTTGCGAGAGCTTTTGCCTGTGATGTCCATACGGGGCCTTATCAGGCTGCTAAACAAGCAGTAAAAAACTATTTACTAGAAGATAAAATAGAAGTAAGACTGGGTGATGGCATTCGTGTTTTAAAACCTAATGAAGCCACTTTTTTAACGATTGCTGGTATGGGTGGAACTACTATGGTGGAAATTTTATCTGCAAAGCCAGAGGTTTTAGCTGGTGTAAAAGGCATGGCTTTACAGCCGCAAAATGCAACAAGTAGTTTAAGAAATTGGTTGTGGAATAATGGATGGCGCATTGAAGATGAAGATTTAGTCATTGATGAAGGCAGATTATATGAAATAATTTTGGCAAAGCCAGGACAAGATGCATGGAGAGATGAAAGTCTTAGTGATATCGGTACAATATTATGGAAGAAGCGACATCCCTTATTAAAGAATCACATACAAAATCTTTTAATGCAAAGTAAGCGTATTTTAATGGCAATGGAAAAGAGTGAAGATGTTAAACAATCGGAAAAATACAAAATTGAACGAAATAAAGTAAAAGGACTAGAGGAGCGATTAAAATGTCTATAAAATGCCAAGTAATGATGGATGTAATGGAAAAAATTGCGCCACGTCATTTAGCGGAAAGTTGGGATAATGTTGGGCTTATGATTGGCAGTCCCAGTAGAGACATTCAAAAGATTATGGTATGTTTGGATGTAAGCGAGGCTGTTATTAAACGTTCAATAGAGCAAAAGGTTGATTGTATCATTTCTCATCATCCATTTATTTTTAAAGCAATGAAAAACTTACGGATGGATTTACCACAAGGACGATTAATTGAAAAAATAATAAAAAATGAAATTGTTATCTTTTCGGCGCATACAAATTTAGATATTGCAAATCATGGAGTAAATGACGTATTAGCAGAAAAATTATCACTAAAAGATACAAAACCTCTGTCGATCACTGATTCGGAAGCTTTAGTAAAACTTGTTGTATTTATTCCGGAAGATTATGTAAGTGTTGTACAAATGGCGATTGCAAAAGCAGGTGCTGGTCATATCGGAAATTATAGTCATTGCACATTTCAGGTAAAGGGACAAGGCACTTTTATGCCTTTGGCAGGTACAATTCCGTTTATAGGTAAACAAGGTAAGTTGGAATATGTAAATGAAGTGCGCTTAGAAACGATTATGCCGGAAAAAATTGCTCATCGGGTTGTTAGAGCAATGATGAAAGCACATCCGTATGAAGAGGTTGCCTATGATTTGTATCCGGTAAAACAATCAGGAGAAGCATTTGGTTTAGGGAGAATTGGAAAACTTGAAAAGCCGTTAAAAGCTCTGGAGTTTATTCAAATAGCAAAAGAATCGCTAAAAGCTGAGCAAGTACGTTTTGTTGGTGATACGAATACGATGATTCAAAAAGTTGCAATATGTAGCGGTAGTGGGGCTGAATTTATTGGAAAAGCTGCCTATGCAGGCGCAGATTTATTTGTAACTGGTGATTTAAAATATCATGATGCACAAAGAGGACTAGATGCTGGAATTTGTATTCTTGATGCAGGCCATTTTGCAACAGAAATGCCCGTACTAGAAGTAGTGGCTAAGTATTTACAAGCAGAAAAAGAAAAACAAAAATGGGATATAGAAGTCGTTTATGATGATTTTAGTCAAGATGTTTTTACTGCATTTTAATATTGACGAATTTTAAAAAAAGGAATACAATTTTAATTGTGTAATACACTTAAAATTGTATATATTGCAAGGGAGCTCATGTTATGGGCTGAGAGTGGACTATAAGCACCTGACCTTTTTACCTGATCGGGATAATGCCCGCGTAGGAAGCGAGATAAACGTGATGAAACGTTTATTTATTTCAGTATCTATGTTATACGCCTAACCTATACGGGAAGGCGTATTTTTTATGCCTTTCGACTAGTTTTCCAATTACTGGAATCCGGATAGAAGAAAAATATCCCGAATCAAATATTATTTTACAAGCGATATATACGTTAGTTCTTTTTGAAAGGGTGGATGTCAATGGAAATAACGTTAAATGGAAAAGTGATGCAAGTTGCAGGTCAAATAACGGTTCAAACGTTAATTCAAACGCAAAGTTTGCCAGGAAAACGAATTGTCGTTGAGTGTAATGGTGAAATCGTACAAGCTAAGGATTGGAATCGTGTGATTATTAAAGCGCATGACCGTTTAGAGATTGTAACATTTGTAGGAGGCGGCTGATATGCAAGATATTTTAAAAATAGGTAAAACTAAAATAATGAGCAGATTATTTATTGGGTCAGGAAAATTTGGTTCAAATAAGTTGATGCCAGAAGCAATTCAGGCAGCTAAGGCTCAGGTAGTTACTGTTGCTGTACGTAGAATTGATATGGACTATCCAGAAGAAAATATATTGAATTTTATTCCTAAAGATTGTATTGTTATGCCAAATACGTCTGGAGCGAGAAACGCAGAGGAAGCGGTGA
This genomic interval from Selenobaculum gibii contains the following:
- a CDS encoding Nif3-like dinuclear metal center hexameric protein, yielding MSIKCQVMMDVMEKIAPRHLAESWDNVGLMIGSPSRDIQKIMVCLDVSEAVIKRSIEQKVDCIISHHPFIFKAMKNLRMDLPQGRLIEKIIKNEIVIFSAHTNLDIANHGVNDVLAEKLSLKDTKPLSITDSEALVKLVVFIPEDYVSVVQMAIAKAGAGHIGNYSHCTFQVKGQGTFMPLAGTIPFIGKQGKLEYVNEVRLETIMPEKIAHRVVRAMMKAHPYEEVAYDLYPVKQSGEAFGLGRIGKLEKPLKALEFIQIAKESLKAEQVRFVGDTNTMIQKVAICSGSGAEFIGKAAYAGADLFVTGDLKYHDAQRGLDAGICILDAGHFATEMPVLEVVAKYLQAEKEKQKWDIEVVYDDFSQDVFTAF
- a CDS encoding tRNA (adenine(22)-N(1))-methyltransferase; translation: MKLGNRLMAVANFVEKNCVIADIGTDHAYLPIYLVEEKIVARAFACDVHTGPYQAAKQAVKNYLLEDKIEVRLGDGIRVLKPNEATFLTIAGMGGTTMVEILSAKPEVLAGVKGMALQPQNATSSLRNWLWNNGWRIEDEDLVIDEGRLYEIILAKPGQDAWRDESLSDIGTILWKKRHPLLKNHIQNLLMQSKRILMAMEKSEDVKQSEKYKIERNKVKGLEERLKCL
- the rpoD gene encoding RNA polymerase sigma factor RpoD yields the protein MADKKTASSAHVNNEVVEKLLAKGKKHGGVLTYSEIMDALQSEDLSPDEIDDMYEVFSSKGIEIVDEGHDSERLDDNDDVNLDDHGNDDTDIDLSIPEGISIDDPVRMYLKEIGRVPLLTAEEEIRLAKRMEEGDEEAKRRLAEANLRLVVSIAKRYVGRGMLFLDLIQEGNLGLIKAVEKFDYNKGYKFSTYATWWIRQAITRAIADQARTIRIPVHMVETINKLIRVSRQLLQELGREPLPEEIAKQMGIAVERVREIMKIAQEPVSLETPIGEEEDSHLGDFIEDQDAPAPAEAASFMLLKEQLEEVLETLTPREEKVLRLRFGLDDGRARTLEEVGQNFGVTRERIRQIEAKALRKLRHPSRSKKLKDFLE
- the thiS gene encoding sulfur carrier protein ThiS, with translation MEITLNGKVMQVAGQITVQTLIQTQSLPGKRIVVECNGEIVQAKDWNRVIIKAHDRLEIVTFVGGG